The Betta splendens chromosome 7, fBetSpl5.4, whole genome shotgun sequence genome includes a window with the following:
- the pip4k2ca gene encoding phosphatidylinositol 5-phosphate 4-kinase type-2 gamma isoform X2, whose protein sequence is MLLPDDFKANTKIKVNNHLFNKENLPGHFKFKEYCPQVFRNLRERFGIEDLDYQVSLTRSSPVRSVDDQGEGLLLYSYDRTLVIKQISSEDVADMHTILSEYHQHIVKCHGSTLLPQFLGMYRVGVDSEETYLIVMRNMFSHRLLVHRKYDLKGSLVAREASDKEKGKELPTFKDMDFRNNMQKVYVTEEQKAKLMEKLNRDVEFLVKLKIMDYSLLLGIHDVGRAEREEEEGEEVYNEEEQETENGLAPGPAVGSFGTSPEGIAGYMSCYKPLGPGEFDPYVDVYAVGSCPGAPQKEVYFMGLIDVLTQYDTKKKAAHAAKTVKHGAGAEISTVHPEQYAKRFRDFISNIFA, encoded by the exons ATGCTGCTCCCAGATGACTTTAAAGCCAACACCAAAATCAAGGTCAACAACCACCTCTTCAACAA AGAAAACCTTCCTGGACATTTCAAGTTCAAAGAATACTGTCCTCAGGTTTTTCGTAATCTAAGGGAACGGTTTGGTATCGAAGACCTGGACTATCAG GTGTCGTTGACCAGAAGCTCCCCAGTGAGAAGTGTGGACGACCAGGGAGAAGGTTTGCTCCTCTACTCCTATGACCGGACGCTGGTCATTAAGCAAATCTCCAGTGAGGATGTTGCAGACATGCACACCATTCTGTCTGAGTATCACCAG CACATAGTGAAGTGTCATGGTAGCACCCTGCTACCACAGTTCCTGGGTATGTACCGCGTGGGGGTGGACAGCGAGGAGACCTACCTGATCGTCATGAGGAACATGTTTAGCCACAGGCTATTGGTGCACAGGAAGTACGACctgaag ggGTCTCTGGTGGCTCGTGAAGCAAGTGACAAAGAGAAG GGAAAGGAGCTTCCCACCTTTAAAGACATGGACTTCAGGAACAACATGCAGAAGGTTTACGTAACCGAGGAGCAGAAGGCAAAGTTAATGGAGAAACTCAACAGGGATGTGGAG TTTCTGGTGAAGCTCAAGATCATGGATTATAGTCTGCTGCTCGGAATCCATGACGTGGGCCGagcggagcgggaggaggaggaaggtgaggaggtgTACAATGAGGAAGAACAGGAAACTGAGAACGGCCTGGCTCCCGGTCCCGCCGTAGGCTCGTTTGGCACCTCTCCTGAAGGAATTGCTGGCTATATGTCGTGCTACAAACCACTGGGACCCGGGGAGTTCGACCCCTACGTGGATGTGTATGCAGTTGGGAGCTGCCCAG GTGCCCCTCAAAAGGAGGTTTATTTCATGGGCCTGATTGATGTACTCACCCAGTACGACACTAAGAAGAAAGCTGCTCATGCAGCAAAAACAGTCAAGCACGGG GCTGGTGCTGAAATCTCCACGGTCCACCCTGAGCAGTATGCGAAAAGATTTCGTGACTTCATCTCAAACATTTTTGCATAA
- the LOC114859034 gene encoding zinc finger and BTB domain-containing protein 39 isoform X1: MQIRLQGPGYAASLLTELNRCRQSHRYCDVLLQVGNRTFAAHRAVLACAGTYFGNLFSRSPASTTTAFSLEFISPANFEKVLTFVYTGEIYTDLIDVGVVYELAERLGVSELVRACHVTFPDLQTSASCKANSPADIALDSSMVAAGASSVAAVGDVSASSACSTAASCLSLSSSAGRSAAPTPTATPSPLFQARATRNVQESHTGVLSLDLKSEDIQSHVGYGQMSDKGERLLTNLNQSSQSDGILPAEPVLQLKTERGLETEETRGSCKDGDRDKQIVSESTVSSLPAPSDYCSFPESSARSEACTPTSSSGDTLGSQQVQAAEGSVVDAQRNDRLMVGEGEEKGGTWEDREAVQDIGAIEGSVEEQWRQLAGEIIELSDDENFMVEEEIEEDDLLCVANGKDGNSRNQVTENMVSCKACSVHFPSDPAVIRSHAETHLTELGLCRVCGASFSDHAAGVTHCLSHIGVELFTCDMCHLHFYCQNKLLRHQRQTSSSYTVLQGVPLSGSQDLSLELQCAMCTKTLNKDFQTVREHLLSHVCPQNLSCGVCHVPQPSLCSLLWHVLTHLSLAIFTCPHCTRCFVERPLLDKHMSTHADQAAVKKRESSSQKACLAEEGGVTGVEELHCFLCPQTFRSSSAFHFHLSLHTNESPGCGGGAGNHGWLRKRKADQFVENSSTSPRDVGVLDKMSNLGLGLAMGLNVPEKFFQESTHSLSSGGLSNRGSVQEEGVSTAGVRGKWYRCRYCGKRFAHSGEFTYHLRIHTGEKPYQCKVCLRYFRGRSTMICHLKTHAGALMYRCTVCGLYFSTLKLVSSHMEMHKDHLPQDFNIEQTFMYNDHSKEPLPPVES, translated from the exons atgCAGATCCGGCTGCAGGGTCCCGGCTATGCTGCCAGTCTGCTCACTGAGCTCAACCGCTGCCGCCAGTCGCACCGTTACTGTGACGTCCTCTTACAGGTCGGGAACCGCACGTTCGCGGCGCACCGCGCAGTCCTCGCCTGCGCTGGGACGTACTTCGGTAACCTGTTCTCTCGAAGTCCAGCCTCAACCACCACCGCCTTCTCTCTGGAGTttatctccccagccaactttGAGAAAGTGCTGACGTTTGTCTACACTGGGGAGATCTACACTGACCTCATAGATGTCGGTGTGGTCTATGAGCTGGCCGAAAGGCTTGGAGTCAGTGAACTGGTGCGGGCCTGTCATGTGACATTTCCCGATTTGCAAACTTCTGCAAGTTGTAAAGCCAACAGTCCTGCAGACATCGCCCTTGACTCTAGCATGGTTGCTGCTGGAGCATCCTCAGTGGCAGCTGTTGGTGACGTATCAGCATCATCCGCGTGTTCCACTGCAGCTTCGTGCTTGTCTCTGTCTTCTTCAGCGGGTCGCTCTGCTGCCCCGACGCCCACTGCCACTCCCTCACCTCTCTTTCAAGCGCGTGCCACCAGGAACGTACAAGAATCTCACACTGGGGTTCTGTCTTTGGATCTGAAGTCAGAAGACATCCAGTCGCATGTTGGATATGGGCAAATGTCAGATAAAGGTGAACGTCTTTTGACAAACCTGAACCAGTCTAGTCAGAGTGACGGCATCCTGCCTGCAGAACCTGTGCTGCAGTTGAAGACTGAGCGGGGGCTGGAAACTGAGGAGACAAGAGGCAGCTGTAAGGACGGCGACCGAGACAAGCAAATTGTGTCTGAGAGCACTGTCAGTTCTCTGCCTGCACCGTCTGACTACTGCTCTTTTCCCGAATCTTCAGCTCGATCTGAGGCCTGTACCCCAACATCATCCTCAGGAGACACTCTAGGCAGCCAGCAGGTGCAAGCAGCGGAAGGTAGTGTGGTAGACGCACAGAGGAATGACAGGCTCATGgttggggagggggaggagaagggaggaacTTGGGAAGACAGGGAAGCCGTCCAAGACATTGGTGCAATAGAGGGgtcagtggaggagcagtggagacAGCTGGCGGGAGAGATTATCGAGCTAAGCGATGATGAGAACTTCATGGTCGAGGAAGAGATCGAGGAAGATGACTTGCTATGTGTGGCGAATGGAAAGGATGGCAATTCACGCAACCAG GTGACAGAGAACATGGTGTCATGTAAAGCCTGCTCAGTGCATTTCCCATCAGACCCAGCTGTCATTAGAAGTCATGCTGAGACTCATCTGACAGAGCTCGGGCTCTGCAGAGTGTGTGGGGCATCGTTTTCAGACCATGCTGCCGGTGTCACCCACTGCCTCTCCCACATTggggtggaactcttcacctgTGATATGTGTCACCTTCACTTCTACTGCCAAAACAAACTGCTTCGCCATCAGCGCCAGACGTCCTCCAGTTACACCGTACTGCAAGGAGTGCCGCTCAGTGGCAGCCAGGACCTGAGCCTTGAGCTGCAGTGCGCCATGTGCACCAAAACCCTCAACAAGGACTTCCAG ACAGTCAGAGAGCATCTGCTGAGCCACGTGTGTCCCCAGAACCTGAGCTGTGGAGTGTGTCACGTTCCACAGCCGTCTCTGTGTTCGCTGCTTTGGCACGTCCTCACACATCTCTCTCTGGCCATTTTCACATGCCCACACTGCACCCGCTGTTTTGTGGAGCGCCCCCTGTTGGACAAACATATGAGTACACATGCTGACCAGGCAGCAGTAAAAAAGAGGGAGAGCTCATCACAGAAGGCCTGCCTGGCTGAGGAAGGAGGGGTGACAGGAGTGGAGGAGTTGCATTGTTTCCTTTGTCCACAGACCTTTCGCTCTTCCTCTGCCTTTCATTTCCACCTCAGCCTGCACACAAACGAATCCCCGGGATGCGGAGGAGGTGCTGGGAACCATGGCTGGCTGAGAAAACGTAAAGCGGACCAGTTTGTGGAGAACTCCTCCACATCTCCACGGGATGTTGGAGTTTTAGATAAAATGAGCAACTTGGGTTTGGGTCTGGCGATGGGTTTGAATGTTCCAGAGAAGTTTTTCCAGGAGTCAACACACAGCTTGTCATCAGGGGGCCTGTCCAACAGGGGCTCAGTGCAGGAAGAGGGCGTCTCCACAGCAGGAGTTCGGGGGAAATGGTATCGTTGTCGCTACTGTGGCAAACGTTTCGCCCATTCTGGGGAGTTCACCTATCACCTCCGCATTCACACCGGGGAGAAACCCTACCAGTGCAAAGTCTGCCTACGCTACTTCAGGGGCCGCTCCACCATGATCTGCCACCTGAAGACACATGCTGGTGCTCTCATGTACCGCTGCACTGTCTGTGGCCTTTACTTCTCCACGCTGAAGCTGGTGTCATCACATATGGAGATGCACAAGGACCACCTGCCCCAGGACTTCAACATTGAGCAGACCTTCATGTACAACGATCACTCTAAAGAGCCACTTCCCCCTGTGGAAAGCTGA
- the LOC114859034 gene encoding zinc finger and BTB domain-containing protein 39 isoform X2 produces the protein MQIRLQGPGYAASLLTELNRCRQSHRYCDVLLQVGNRTFAAHRAVLACAGTYFGNLFSRSPASTTTAFSLEFISPANFEKVLTFVYTGEIYTDLIDVGVVYELAERLGVSELVRACHVTFPDLQTSASCKANSPADIALDSSMVAAGASSVAAVGDVSASSACSTAASCLSLSSSAGRSAAPTPTATPSPLFQARATRNVQESHTGVLSLDLKSEDIQSHVGYGQMSDKGERLLTNLNQSSQSDGILPAEPVLQLKTERGLETEETRGSSRSEACTPTSSSGDTLGSQQVQAAEGSVVDAQRNDRLMVGEGEEKGGTWEDREAVQDIGAIEGSVEEQWRQLAGEIIELSDDENFMVEEEIEEDDLLCVANGKDGNSRNQVTENMVSCKACSVHFPSDPAVIRSHAETHLTELGLCRVCGASFSDHAAGVTHCLSHIGVELFTCDMCHLHFYCQNKLLRHQRQTSSSYTVLQGVPLSGSQDLSLELQCAMCTKTLNKDFQTVREHLLSHVCPQNLSCGVCHVPQPSLCSLLWHVLTHLSLAIFTCPHCTRCFVERPLLDKHMSTHADQAAVKKRESSSQKACLAEEGGVTGVEELHCFLCPQTFRSSSAFHFHLSLHTNESPGCGGGAGNHGWLRKRKADQFVENSSTSPRDVGVLDKMSNLGLGLAMGLNVPEKFFQESTHSLSSGGLSNRGSVQEEGVSTAGVRGKWYRCRYCGKRFAHSGEFTYHLRIHTGEKPYQCKVCLRYFRGRSTMICHLKTHAGALMYRCTVCGLYFSTLKLVSSHMEMHKDHLPQDFNIEQTFMYNDHSKEPLPPVES, from the exons atgCAGATCCGGCTGCAGGGTCCCGGCTATGCTGCCAGTCTGCTCACTGAGCTCAACCGCTGCCGCCAGTCGCACCGTTACTGTGACGTCCTCTTACAGGTCGGGAACCGCACGTTCGCGGCGCACCGCGCAGTCCTCGCCTGCGCTGGGACGTACTTCGGTAACCTGTTCTCTCGAAGTCCAGCCTCAACCACCACCGCCTTCTCTCTGGAGTttatctccccagccaactttGAGAAAGTGCTGACGTTTGTCTACACTGGGGAGATCTACACTGACCTCATAGATGTCGGTGTGGTCTATGAGCTGGCCGAAAGGCTTGGAGTCAGTGAACTGGTGCGGGCCTGTCATGTGACATTTCCCGATTTGCAAACTTCTGCAAGTTGTAAAGCCAACAGTCCTGCAGACATCGCCCTTGACTCTAGCATGGTTGCTGCTGGAGCATCCTCAGTGGCAGCTGTTGGTGACGTATCAGCATCATCCGCGTGTTCCACTGCAGCTTCGTGCTTGTCTCTGTCTTCTTCAGCGGGTCGCTCTGCTGCCCCGACGCCCACTGCCACTCCCTCACCTCTCTTTCAAGCGCGTGCCACCAGGAACGTACAAGAATCTCACACTGGGGTTCTGTCTTTGGATCTGAAGTCAGAAGACATCCAGTCGCATGTTGGATATGGGCAAATGTCAGATAAAGGTGAACGTCTTTTGACAAACCTGAACCAGTCTAGTCAGAGTGACGGCATCCTGCCTGCAGAACCTGTGCTGCAGTTGAAGACTGAGCGGGGGCTGGAAACTGAGGAGACAAGAGGCAGCT CTCGATCTGAGGCCTGTACCCCAACATCATCCTCAGGAGACACTCTAGGCAGCCAGCAGGTGCAAGCAGCGGAAGGTAGTGTGGTAGACGCACAGAGGAATGACAGGCTCATGgttggggagggggaggagaagggaggaacTTGGGAAGACAGGGAAGCCGTCCAAGACATTGGTGCAATAGAGGGgtcagtggaggagcagtggagacAGCTGGCGGGAGAGATTATCGAGCTAAGCGATGATGAGAACTTCATGGTCGAGGAAGAGATCGAGGAAGATGACTTGCTATGTGTGGCGAATGGAAAGGATGGCAATTCACGCAACCAG GTGACAGAGAACATGGTGTCATGTAAAGCCTGCTCAGTGCATTTCCCATCAGACCCAGCTGTCATTAGAAGTCATGCTGAGACTCATCTGACAGAGCTCGGGCTCTGCAGAGTGTGTGGGGCATCGTTTTCAGACCATGCTGCCGGTGTCACCCACTGCCTCTCCCACATTggggtggaactcttcacctgTGATATGTGTCACCTTCACTTCTACTGCCAAAACAAACTGCTTCGCCATCAGCGCCAGACGTCCTCCAGTTACACCGTACTGCAAGGAGTGCCGCTCAGTGGCAGCCAGGACCTGAGCCTTGAGCTGCAGTGCGCCATGTGCACCAAAACCCTCAACAAGGACTTCCAG ACAGTCAGAGAGCATCTGCTGAGCCACGTGTGTCCCCAGAACCTGAGCTGTGGAGTGTGTCACGTTCCACAGCCGTCTCTGTGTTCGCTGCTTTGGCACGTCCTCACACATCTCTCTCTGGCCATTTTCACATGCCCACACTGCACCCGCTGTTTTGTGGAGCGCCCCCTGTTGGACAAACATATGAGTACACATGCTGACCAGGCAGCAGTAAAAAAGAGGGAGAGCTCATCACAGAAGGCCTGCCTGGCTGAGGAAGGAGGGGTGACAGGAGTGGAGGAGTTGCATTGTTTCCTTTGTCCACAGACCTTTCGCTCTTCCTCTGCCTTTCATTTCCACCTCAGCCTGCACACAAACGAATCCCCGGGATGCGGAGGAGGTGCTGGGAACCATGGCTGGCTGAGAAAACGTAAAGCGGACCAGTTTGTGGAGAACTCCTCCACATCTCCACGGGATGTTGGAGTTTTAGATAAAATGAGCAACTTGGGTTTGGGTCTGGCGATGGGTTTGAATGTTCCAGAGAAGTTTTTCCAGGAGTCAACACACAGCTTGTCATCAGGGGGCCTGTCCAACAGGGGCTCAGTGCAGGAAGAGGGCGTCTCCACAGCAGGAGTTCGGGGGAAATGGTATCGTTGTCGCTACTGTGGCAAACGTTTCGCCCATTCTGGGGAGTTCACCTATCACCTCCGCATTCACACCGGGGAGAAACCCTACCAGTGCAAAGTCTGCCTACGCTACTTCAGGGGCCGCTCCACCATGATCTGCCACCTGAAGACACATGCTGGTGCTCTCATGTACCGCTGCACTGTCTGTGGCCTTTACTTCTCCACGCTGAAGCTGGTGTCATCACATATGGAGATGCACAAGGACCACCTGCCCCAGGACTTCAACATTGAGCAGACCTTCATGTACAACGATCACTCTAAAGAGCCACTTCCCCCTGTGGAAAGCTGA
- the pip4k2ca gene encoding phosphatidylinositol 5-phosphate 4-kinase type-2 gamma isoform X1: MASLGNSGATSSPNVMLAPKTKTKKKHFVQQKVKVFRASDPVLSVFMWGVNHSINDLNQVPVPVMLLPDDFKANTKIKVNNHLFNKENLPGHFKFKEYCPQVFRNLRERFGIEDLDYQVSLTRSSPVRSVDDQGEGLLLYSYDRTLVIKQISSEDVADMHTILSEYHQHIVKCHGSTLLPQFLGMYRVGVDSEETYLIVMRNMFSHRLLVHRKYDLKGSLVAREASDKEKGKELPTFKDMDFRNNMQKVYVTEEQKAKLMEKLNRDVEFLVKLKIMDYSLLLGIHDVGRAEREEEEGEEVYNEEEQETENGLAPGPAVGSFGTSPEGIAGYMSCYKPLGPGEFDPYVDVYAVGSCPGAPQKEVYFMGLIDVLTQYDTKKKAAHAAKTVKHGAGAEISTVHPEQYAKRFRDFISNIFA, from the exons ATGGCGTCCCTCGGTAACTCCGGGGCCACCTCCAGTCCTAACGTGATGCTGGCGCCCAAGACTAAAACGAAAAAGAAGCACTTCGTGCAGCAGAAGGTGAAGGTGTTCCGGGCCAGCGACCCTGTGCTCAGCGTCTTCATGTGGGGCGTCAATCACTCG ATCAACGATCTGAACCAGGTGCCTGTTCCTGTCATGCTGCTCCCAGATGACTTTAAAGCCAACACCAAAATCAAGGTCAACAACCACCTCTTCAACAA AGAAAACCTTCCTGGACATTTCAAGTTCAAAGAATACTGTCCTCAGGTTTTTCGTAATCTAAGGGAACGGTTTGGTATCGAAGACCTGGACTATCAG GTGTCGTTGACCAGAAGCTCCCCAGTGAGAAGTGTGGACGACCAGGGAGAAGGTTTGCTCCTCTACTCCTATGACCGGACGCTGGTCATTAAGCAAATCTCCAGTGAGGATGTTGCAGACATGCACACCATTCTGTCTGAGTATCACCAG CACATAGTGAAGTGTCATGGTAGCACCCTGCTACCACAGTTCCTGGGTATGTACCGCGTGGGGGTGGACAGCGAGGAGACCTACCTGATCGTCATGAGGAACATGTTTAGCCACAGGCTATTGGTGCACAGGAAGTACGACctgaag ggGTCTCTGGTGGCTCGTGAAGCAAGTGACAAAGAGAAG GGAAAGGAGCTTCCCACCTTTAAAGACATGGACTTCAGGAACAACATGCAGAAGGTTTACGTAACCGAGGAGCAGAAGGCAAAGTTAATGGAGAAACTCAACAGGGATGTGGAG TTTCTGGTGAAGCTCAAGATCATGGATTATAGTCTGCTGCTCGGAATCCATGACGTGGGCCGagcggagcgggaggaggaggaaggtgaggaggtgTACAATGAGGAAGAACAGGAAACTGAGAACGGCCTGGCTCCCGGTCCCGCCGTAGGCTCGTTTGGCACCTCTCCTGAAGGAATTGCTGGCTATATGTCGTGCTACAAACCACTGGGACCCGGGGAGTTCGACCCCTACGTGGATGTGTATGCAGTTGGGAGCTGCCCAG GTGCCCCTCAAAAGGAGGTTTATTTCATGGGCCTGATTGATGTACTCACCCAGTACGACACTAAGAAGAAAGCTGCTCATGCAGCAAAAACAGTCAAGCACGGG GCTGGTGCTGAAATCTCCACGGTCCACCCTGAGCAGTATGCGAAAAGATTTCGTGACTTCATCTCAAACATTTTTGCATAA
- the gpr182 gene encoding G-protein coupled receptor 182, whose product MTLDNHSLDYFNGTPWFVYECTIQLDPSYRRITLFLLYLFVFMVGLLENMLVVWVNWRRRHSANGVLFCIINVSLSDLMVIVLLPFFMLEVTMDKVWLWGRFLCKVTKLIYAVNFYSSSFFLAFMTLERYLSLTRPSSQTFFPVVGRRRWLVCGGLWAFSFFLALIENVHVDLLEWDEPGCYMVPQHNFTEWFVTVASFCIIFQFLGPASVIITCNVLIAKAVKCSPDVQGRRDVWLVHVYSLVFVMCWLPYQMVMFLLLIDDIDPFLMTCNTVEVLYFSVSVVEGLSFLHCVANPILYNFLSKSFRDNMINAVVGCIPQEETVVQRENQPSAPNESRGEPGKQRKLSNGSTSQSDVGS is encoded by the coding sequence ATGACCTTGGACAACCACTCCCTCGACTATTTTAATGGCACGCCGTGGTTCGTCTACGAGTGCACCATCCAGCTGGACCCCAGCTACCGGCGCATTACCCTCTTCCTGCTCTACCTTTTTGTCTTCATGGTGGGTCTGCTGGAGAACATGCTAGTTGTGTGGGTCAACTGGCGCCGACGCCACTCGGCCAACGGCGTTCTCTTCTGCATCATCAACGTGAGCCTGTCAGACCTGATGGTGATCGTGCTCCTGCCTTTCTTCATGCTGGAGGTGACCATGGACAAGGTTTGGCTGTGGGGACGCTTCCTCTGCAAAGTCACCAAACTCATCTATGCTGTCAACTtttacagcagctccttcttccTGGCCTTCATGACCTTGGAGCGCTATCTCTCCCTGACCAGACCCTCATCTCAAACCTTCTTCCCAGTGGTGGGCCGGCGGCGCTGGCTGGTCTGCGGGGGTCTTTGGGCGTTCTCCTTTTTCTTGGCTCTGATAGAAAATGTCCATGTGGATCTTCTGGAGTGGGATGAGCCTGGCTGTTATATGGTGCCTCAGCACAACTTCACTGAATGGTTCGTGACTGTGGCTTCCTTTTGCATAATCTTCCAGTTCCTGGGTCCTGCTTCCGTCATCATCACCTGTAATGTGCTGATTGCTAAAGCAGTCAAATGTTCTCCAGATGTGCAGGGTCGGCGCGACGTGTGGCTGGTGCATGTGTACTCGCTGGTGTTTGTCATGTGCTGGCTGCCCTATCAGATGGTGATGTTCCTGCTTCTCATTGACGATATCGACCCCTTCCTTATGACCTGCAACACCGTGGAAGTCCTCTACTTTTCTGTCAGTGTGGTGGAGGGCCTGTCTTTCCTCCACTGCGTCGCTAATCCCATCCTCTACAACTTTCTGAGCAAGAGCTTCCGCGACAACATGATCAACGCTGTGGTGGGCTGCATTCCCCAAGAGGAGACTGTTGTTCAGAGGGAAAACCAGCCCAGTGCTCCCAACGAAAGCAGGGGAGAGCCAGGGAAGCAGCGCAAATTAAGTAACGGCAGCACCAGCCAGTCTGATGTGGGATCATAA